A section of the Sedimentisphaera cyanobacteriorum genome encodes:
- a CDS encoding NifU family protein, whose amino-acid sequence MSEQISDKIKECIQQIRPMLQSDGGDIELVEVTENNDVKVRLQGACRGCPGARMTLKMGVERRLKEQVPGVGEVISVE is encoded by the coding sequence ATGAGCGAACAGATAAGTGATAAGATCAAAGAGTGTATCCAGCAGATACGTCCGATGCTTCAGTCAGACGGCGGAGATATTGAGCTTGTAGAGGTAACGGAGAACAACGACGTAAAAGTTCGCCTTCAAGGTGCTTGCAGAGGCTGTCCGGGGGCGAGGATGACGCTCAAAATGGGTGTTGAAAGAAGGCTTAAGGAGCAGGTGCCTGGAGTTGGCGAAGTTATTTCAGTGGAATAA